The genomic window AAAACAAAAAAGCAAGTATATGGAAAAATTATAGATTTCCTATTGTTTTGATTGGTTCAATTATACTAGGTAGTATTATAGGAATAGTTATGGGGAAAAAGGCAGTTATTTTAAAACCATTTGGGGACATTTTTTTAAACATTATGTTTACAGCTGTTGTACCATTGGTATTTGTTACAATCACCAGTGCAGTTGGTAATATGATAAATATGAAACGATTAGGAAAAATTTTAGGAAGCATGTTAATGGTATTTGTAATAACAGGAGCAATTGCTTCTATTTTTATTATTATAACAGTAAAAATTTTTCCTCCTACAGCAGGAATGGGTTTCAAACTGCAGCCAGGAAAAGCTACTGAAGCAGTGAATTTAGGACAACAAATTGTAAAAACATTAACGGTTGATGATTTTACTGGATTGTTGTCAAAAGCGAATATGCTTCCATTAATTATTTTCTCTATTATTTTTGGAATTTGTGTAAGCTTAACTGCTGATGAAGACAATAGAGTAGCTAAGGGATTGGATGCTCTTTCTAAAGTATTAATGAAATTTATTAATATAATAATGTACTATGCACCAATTGGATTAGGAGCTTATTTTGCATCATTAATTGGAGAATTTGGACCAGAATTATTAGGTTCATATGCAAAAGTAATAGCTATTTACTATCCATTATGTGTTATTTATTTTATTGTAGCTTTTGCGGGTTATTCGTATTTTGCAGCAGGCAAGAAAGGGGTAAAAGTTTTCTTTAAAAATATTTTACCTCCAACGGCTACATCACTTGCTACTCAGAGTTCTATTGCAACTCTTCCAGTAAATTTGGAAGCTACTCATAGAATGGGGGTACCTAAAGATATAAGAGAAATTATACTGCCAATTGGTGCTACTATGCATATGGATGGAACCTGTCTTTCTTCTATATTAAAAATTGCCTTCTTATTTGGGGTTTTTGGAAAGAATTTTTCAGGAATTGGTATATATTTAACTTCTATTGTAGTTGCAGTTTTAGGTGGTGTTGTTATGTCAGGTGTACCAGGTGGTGGATTAATTGGTGAAATGTTAATCGTTAACTTATTCGGATTTCCCCCAGAAGCATTTCCTATTATTGCTACGATTGGTTTCTTAGTAGATCCACCAGCAACAATGATAAATTCAACAGGTGATGCAGTAACTTCTATGATGGTAACTAGGATCTTGGAAGGAAAGAACTGGTTAAAAAATTAGATTGTACAGTAAATATTAAATTCTAAAAGATTTTCTTAGTGATAAAGTCAAAGTGTAAGTAGAGTTGTGTACAAACAAATCTGCTTACATTTTTTTGTAGAAATTAATTTGAATTTTTATGAGTTTTACCATTTTTAATCTTATAGATATCTATTCAAATTACAATATTATTATATATATTTAGGAAGATATATATAATAATTGGAATGATTTTAATGTAGATAATTGTTTTAATCAATTAATTATAAGAAATATAATAATTGTTTGACTTTAGGAAATAGTATAGGTAAGAAAATATATATAAACAATATTAGGAGGAAATTAAATGAAGATCAAAAGAATTGTTTTAACATTGTTGATTTGTATATTAACAGTAAACATGACTGTATTTGCAAAACCAATAAAATCACCAACTTTTTTAGGGGAAATATTAGAAGTACAAAAAGATAGTAAAGGAGAAAGTAATAGATTATTAGTAGAAGGATATATAAAGGGATGTGAAGTATATAAAGAAAAATTGGTTGTAATTATTAGCGAAGACACTAAGATAATGAAAGGGTGCAAAGAAGAAGTAAATAATATTGAGTTCAAAAAAGGAGATAAGGTTTTTGTTGTATTAAGTTCAGCTATGACAAAGTCTATTCCTCCTCAAACTGTTGCTAAGAAAATACAAGTTACTAAAAATAAATAGAATTAGTATAGTAGCATATTTTTTAGTAGAGCATATTATGTATAGTGATGAATATAAAGGAAATATTAGAAATTGTTTTAAGGATAGTATTATCTTAAATAGACATTTCTAATTGCTTTATTTAGAGAGTGAAATTAATTTATGTGATAGGAATAACTTATTATTTTTATAAATGTACAGTGAATTTTAACACAATATTTTTAAAGGTCACAATTATCATGGGGGGAATAAAATGAGTGAAGCATTAGGAGGATATTATCCAAATGACCCTGAAAATGCCTTAGAAGCAAAAGCAGGAGCATTTGCTTATAATAAAAATTGTAATATACAAATTGCGCCTAATACAGTGCGTGATGATGTTGCAGGAGCAAATAATTCTGATAAAGGTGAATCTTCAAATTTACCAAAAGAAGGTTTGGAAGAATTAATAAAAAAATTTATTGGTGACGGTAAAGAATATGAAACAGAATCAAAAGCTTCAGGAAAAGCTGAGATAGAAAATGTTAATTTGAATTTTATAATAACAATCTAACAAATAGATTAACACAATATGTATAGAGTTGTATAGAGTTTAATAAGTAAAATTAATTTTCTTTGGGATTACTACAGAAAAAATTTCTGTAGTAATTCTCATTTTAAAATTTCTTTAAATAAGGGGATGTTGCACTAATAATAAATCCTACAATATATTATATTGAATTTAAACTTTCAAAACAGTATATTGTATGTAAATTTTTAAATGTGACAGTCCCAATAAACGAATCTTTTATTGATAAGATATAATTTTAATAAAGCAACAGGATTCTTTAAATTAGTATCACCTTTTTAAATTTTACATATTATATATTGAGAAAAATAAAGAAGGGGATAAAATGGAAAAAGAAGATTATACATGTCAATTTGCAGATCAAGGGAATATAAATTTTATAATCATAAAAAACTCACAATCAGCTTTATCTCATAAGGAATATGTTGAAGAATCATTAAAATTATGTGATAAATTTAAGGGATATTCTAATCTCAATATGAATATTATTTTTATTCATAATATAATTGATAAAGAAGGTAAAAAATATAATGATATGGAAGAGTATGAAAATAAAGATTACAAAACAGAGGAAATCAAATTAAATAACAATAATATCAATGTAATGATTTTGAAAAATGTAATTAATGTAAAACAAGTGAAGTCAAGTATTAAAAATACTAAAGTAGAGGAAAGTAATTGAGTTTAAACTGTATGATAGAATCTTAGTAAAAAAATAACAAATCTTTTAACACAGAAAGCATAGGAGGATTGAAAAATAGTCTTATGCTTTTTATGTATTTTGAAAACAAGTATCTTGACACAAATGATCCTTTGAAGATAATGTTATTATATGGCTTAAAATTACTAAAAATATTATAATATGGTACATAGGAGGCAATTTCTTGTGTTAAGTGGTAAAAATTTAAAAGACATAATAGATGTAGAGGTATTACAAAATATACAAGACAGACTTGCTGAAATTACAGGACTTGCTTACAATATAGTGGATTTTAAAGGAAATCCTATAAATAATTATTCTAATTTTTCTGAGTTTTGCAAAAAAATGAGAAGTACTAAAGAAGGAATGAAAACATGTTGTGATACAAATGCACATGCTGGTTTAGAAGCTGCTATAAGGCAAAAACCATATATTTTCAAGTGTCCTGCTGGCCTAGTAGATGTTGCTACACCTATTATTGTTAATAATAATTATCTTGGAGCTGTTTTTTTTGGACAAGTTAGAACAAATAATGATAAGCTTGTACCAATAAAAGAGTCAGGCTATAATTCTATAACATGTAAAAAGAATGCAGAACTAGAAAAAGATTACCAGAATACTCTTTATGTTGATTATTATAAAATAGAGGCTATATCTTCTTTAGTGGATATTATAGTAAATCAATTAATTGAAAAATCTGTTTTAGATTTGCTGCAAGAAGAATTGAATTTTAATAATATTAAATTCATGAAAGAAAGAGAAGAGAGAGTTAAATTTGAAAATCAACTAAAAACTTATGAATTAAAATTACTACAATCACAACTAAATTCTCATTTTGTATTTAATATATTAAATACTATAACAAGTCTAGCATTAATTGAAGATGCACCAAAAACTCAAGAAGTTGTTTATTCTTTGTCAGAAATATTTAGATATAGTTTAAAAAATACTGAATGTGAAGTTGTTTTAGAAGAAGAATTGAAAAATGTTATTAGATATTTAAAAATTCAATCTATTAGATTTGGTAAGAGAATAAATTATAAGATAGATATAGATGAAAAGATAAAGAAAGTAAAGATTCCATCAATGCTTTTACAGTGTTTTGTAGAAAATTCCATAATACATGGATTATGCCCTAAAAAAGAAGGGGGCACAATTAACATTAAAGGATATTTTTCGGAAAATAATGTTGTTATTACAATTAAAGATGATGGAATAGGAATTTCTGAAGATGAATTGTTTTCCATACTAAATGAAAAATATAAAAAGAAATTTAAGGGAATAGGCATATATAATGCAAATGAAATATTAGCTAGCTATTATGGTGAGGAGTATAGAGCTGAAATAAAAAGTGAAGTTAACGTAGGGACTATAGTGAGAGTTAAAATTCCTCTAACTTAAGAAGTAATGGATTAATTTAATGAAAAATATAGATTTATGTAAATAGCATGATTAAGTATTGAGATAAATTTGTATATAATTAAACTTATGAGGGGGAGCTAATATGTGTAGAATAATACTTGCCGATGATGAACATTTAGAAATTGAGGCATTAAAAATAATTATAGACAAAAAAGTAGAAATGGCTAGTGTTGTTGGTGAAGCACATAATGGGGAGGAAGTTATTCAGATGAACGAGGTTCTAAATCCTGATGTTATTGTTATGGATATTATAATGCCTGGTATGAATGGACTTGAAGTAGCTGAGTTAATAAAGAAAAAAGATAAAAATAAGAAAATTGTTTTAATGAGTGCTTATGATGATTTTGAGTTTGTTCAAAGAGCTTTGAGAATAAAAGTTGATGACTATTTATTAAAACCTATTAGACCAGAAAAAATAGCAAAAGTACTAAATAGACTTATAGATAGTGATAATAAAAATTTATTTTATACAGATGAATTAAAACGTGCTCTAAATTATATAGAAAAAAATTTTAGAGAGAATATAATGTTGAAAGATGTAGCTAATTATATGAAGTTCAGTACCACTTATTTAAGTAAACGTTTCAAAAAGGATATGGGCACTAATTTTAACAAATACCTAACTCAAAGAAGGATAGAAGAAGCTAAGAAATTGTTAGAAAACACAAATATTAGTATAAATGATTTAGCATTTGATGTGGGGTATAATGAGCCTAATTATTTTTGCAAAGTATTTAAAAAACTAGAAGGTGTAACGCCTTTGGAGTACAGATGTAAAAGAAGGAAATCTTCTTCTATATAAATAATATACTATATTTTAAATTTCTAATTGAGGGAATTATATAATTGAAAAATATATAATTCCATGCAAGTTTCATTGTTCACTGCTTCGAAAATTTTTCTTATTAAGCTTTAGAATAAGCTTAAAATGTAGTAAAAGAGAAATTTTAAGGCGCTGCTCACAACAAAACTTGCATTCCATATTTTGAATTTGTAATTATGCAATTTTCTCAATTATGTGGTTTTTCTAAATAACATAAAAGTATAGTTAAAGAATAAAAAAATAGCATCGGAACCAAAAAATAGATAAATTTTAAATTTTATTTAAGCAAAAAAACACAGAAAATGGATAAATAAATATTAAAGAAATTAATAGCTTAATTGTATTATGGTTATATAAATACAATTAAGCTATTTTAAATTTACAGAATATCCTAAGCTTATTGAAAACGTTTAAACAATTGAGAAACATATAAATCAAACAAAATTACTTATGTAAAAATATATTAAGAAATTAGGGGGGTAAAAGATGAATATTTTAGAAAAAGGATTTAGTAAACCAACACAAAGAGTAGAAAAGTTAAAAGATCAGATACTTTCGGCAGTTCCTTGTATTGAGGTAGATAGGGCTATATTGTTAACCGAGTCATTCAAAGAAACAGAAAATCAACCTATTATTATTCGTAAAGCTAAAGCACTTGAAAAGATTTTAAATGAAATACCTATAACAATTAGAGAGGGGGAACTTATAGTAGGAAGTTTAACAAAAAATCCTAGATCATCACAGGTCTTCCCTGAATTTTCAAATCAATGGTTAGTAGATGAATTTGATAAACTTGATAAGAGAACATCAGACTCATTTCAAATTTCAGAAGAAACAAAGTTACAACTTAAAGAGGTATTTAAATATTGGAAAGGAAAAACTGTAAGTGAATTAGCTACATCTTATATGTCAGAGGAAACTATTAATGCAATGGAATCAAAGGTTTTTACAGTAGCAAACTACCATTTTAATGGATTAGGACATATTTCTGTAGATTATAAGAAAGTATTAGAAAAAGGTTTTAAGGGAATTATTGATGAAGTTGAAGAAGCTATTAATAATGCAGATAAAAATGATCCTCAATATGTGAAAAAGAGAAAGTTTTGGGATGCGGTAATTATTACTTGCAGAGCAGCAATAAATTATGCTAAGAGACATGCACAGTTAGCTAGAAAATTAGCGGAAGTTACATCAGATATTACAAGAAAAAATGAACTTTTAAATATTAGCAAAATATGTGATAATGTTCCAGAAAATCCTGCAAATACGTTTTATGAAGCATGTCAGTCTTTTTGGTTTGTACAAGCGATTATAAGTTTAGAATCTAATGGACATGCAATATCTCCAGCTCGTTTTGATCAATATATGTATCCATATTTTAAAAAAGATATAGATTCTAATAGAGTAACTAAACAAGCTATTGAAGAAATACTTCATTGTTTGTGGATAAAATTTAATGATATTACTAAAGTGCGTGATGAAACTACAACTAAAGCTTTTAGTGGGTATTCAATGTTTCAAAATTTAATTGTAGGGGGACAAACATCTGAAGGAAAAGATGCTACTAATGAATTGTCTTATATGTGCCTTGATGCTACAGGAAGTTTAAAATTACCACAGCCTTCACTTTCAGTTAGGATATGGAGTAAAACTCCAGAAGAATTTTTAATAAGAACTTGTGAATTAGCACGTTTGGGAACAGGTCTGCCAGCTTATTATAATGATGAAGTTATTATTCCTACATTAATTAATCAAGGATTAACATTAGAAGATGCTAGGGATTATGCTATTGTAGGATGTGTTGAACCTCAAAAGCCAGGAAAAACAGATGGATGGTATGATGCAGCATTTTTTAATTTAGCAAAAGTTTTAGAGTTAAGTATAAATAATGGTAAGATTAATGGAAAACAAGTTGGACCTGAAACGGGTGAACTTACATATTTAACCAATATAGATGAATTAATAGAGGCGTATAAAAAACAGACAGAGTATTTTGTAACACATATGGTTGCTGCGGATAATTGTGTTGATATTGCACATTCAGAAAGAGCGCCTCTTCCATTTTTATCATGTATGCTTGATGATTGTATTAGTAAAGGAAAATCAATACAAGAAGGTGGAGGTCATTATCGTTTTTCAGGACCTTTAGGAGTTGGAATTGCAAATGTAGGAGATTCATTTATGGCTATTAAAAAGCTAGTATTTGATGAGAATAAGCTTACTTTAGACAAGCTAAAAGAAGCTATTGACACAAACTTTGGTGAAGCTGAAACTGATAGATTAAGGAAAAGAGAATTAGAACAGATTGAACAAATGCTTCTTCATAGATCTCCTAAATTTGGAAATGATATAGATGAAGTTGATGAATTTACTCGTGAAGGGGCACTTATTTATTGCAAAGAAGTAGAAAAACATACAAACCAACGTGGGGGAAAATTTATACCAGGATTATACCCTGTTTCTAACAATGTACATTTAGGAAGTTTAGTAGGAGCAACTCCAGATGGAAGAAAAGCATTTGAACCATTAGCAGACGGGGTATCTCCTACTAGAGGAGCTGATATTAAGGGTCCAACCGCTGCAGCAAATTCTGTAGCAAAATTAGAGCATTTTATTGCACCAAGTGGAACGTTATTTAATCAAAAATTTAATCCAAATTGTTTACAGGGAGATAATGGATTGAAAAATTTAGGATCATTAATACGTAGTTATTTTGATCAAAAAGGTATGCATATACAATTTAATGTAGTTGATAAAAATATTCTTATAGATGCGCAAAAACATCCAGAAAAATATAGGGATTTAATAGTACGTGTTGCGGGATATAGTGCTCAATTTGTTTGTTTGGATAAAGGAGTTCAAGACGATATTATTAAAAGAACGGAACAAAATTTTTAAAAATATATTTTAAATTACATTTAAGGCTTGAGTAT from Clostridium sp. MB40-C1 includes these protein-coding regions:
- a CDS encoding dicarboxylate/amino acid:cation symporter → MENKKASIWKNYRFPIVLIGSIILGSIIGIVMGKKAVILKPFGDIFLNIMFTAVVPLVFVTITSAVGNMINMKRLGKILGSMLMVFVITGAIASIFIIITVKIFPPTAGMGFKLQPGKATEAVNLGQQIVKTLTVDDFTGLLSKANMLPLIIFSIIFGICVSLTADEDNRVAKGLDALSKVLMKFINIIMYYAPIGLGAYFASLIGEFGPELLGSYAKVIAIYYPLCVIYFIVAFAGYSYFAAGKKGVKVFFKNILPPTATSLATQSSIATLPVNLEATHRMGVPKDIREIILPIGATMHMDGTCLSSILKIAFLFGVFGKNFSGIGIYLTSIVVAVLGGVVMSGVPGGGLIGEMLIVNLFGFPPEAFPIIATIGFLVDPPATMINSTGDAVTSMMVTRILEGKNWLKN
- a CDS encoding response regulator, whose product is MCRIILADDEHLEIEALKIIIDKKVEMASVVGEAHNGEEVIQMNEVLNPDVIVMDIIMPGMNGLEVAELIKKKDKNKKIVLMSAYDDFEFVQRALRIKVDDYLLKPIRPEKIAKVLNRLIDSDNKNLFYTDELKRALNYIEKNFRENIMLKDVANYMKFSTTYLSKRFKKDMGTNFNKYLTQRRIEEAKKLLENTNISINDLAFDVGYNEPNYFCKVFKKLEGVTPLEYRCKRRKSSSI
- a CDS encoding glycyl radical protein, whose product is MNILEKGFSKPTQRVEKLKDQILSAVPCIEVDRAILLTESFKETENQPIIIRKAKALEKILNEIPITIREGELIVGSLTKNPRSSQVFPEFSNQWLVDEFDKLDKRTSDSFQISEETKLQLKEVFKYWKGKTVSELATSYMSEETINAMESKVFTVANYHFNGLGHISVDYKKVLEKGFKGIIDEVEEAINNADKNDPQYVKKRKFWDAVIITCRAAINYAKRHAQLARKLAEVTSDITRKNELLNISKICDNVPENPANTFYEACQSFWFVQAIISLESNGHAISPARFDQYMYPYFKKDIDSNRVTKQAIEEILHCLWIKFNDITKVRDETTTKAFSGYSMFQNLIVGGQTSEGKDATNELSYMCLDATGSLKLPQPSLSVRIWSKTPEEFLIRTCELARLGTGLPAYYNDEVIIPTLINQGLTLEDARDYAIVGCVEPQKPGKTDGWYDAAFFNLAKVLELSINNGKINGKQVGPETGELTYLTNIDELIEAYKKQTEYFVTHMVAADNCVDIAHSERAPLPFLSCMLDDCISKGKSIQEGGGHYRFSGPLGVGIANVGDSFMAIKKLVFDENKLTLDKLKEAIDTNFGEAETDRLRKRELEQIEQMLLHRSPKFGNDIDEVDEFTREGALIYCKEVEKHTNQRGGKFIPGLYPVSNNVHLGSLVGATPDGRKAFEPLADGVSPTRGADIKGPTAAANSVAKLEHFIAPSGTLFNQKFNPNCLQGDNGLKNLGSLIRSYFDQKGMHIQFNVVDKNILIDAQKHPEKYRDLIVRVAGYSAQFVCLDKGVQDDIIKRTEQNF
- a CDS encoding PocR ligand-binding domain-containing protein — its product is MLSGKNLKDIIDVEVLQNIQDRLAEITGLAYNIVDFKGNPINNYSNFSEFCKKMRSTKEGMKTCCDTNAHAGLEAAIRQKPYIFKCPAGLVDVATPIIVNNNYLGAVFFGQVRTNNDKLVPIKESGYNSITCKKNAELEKDYQNTLYVDYYKIEAISSLVDIIVNQLIEKSVLDLLQEELNFNNIKFMKEREERVKFENQLKTYELKLLQSQLNSHFVFNILNTITSLALIEDAPKTQEVVYSLSEIFRYSLKNTECEVVLEEELKNVIRYLKIQSIRFGKRINYKIDIDEKIKKVKIPSMLLQCFVENSIIHGLCPKKEGGTINIKGYFSENNVVITIKDDGIGISEDELFSILNEKYKKKFKGIGIYNANEILASYYGEEYRAEIKSEVNVGTIVRVKIPLT